Proteins co-encoded in one Bremerella sp. TYQ1 genomic window:
- a CDS encoding glycosyltransferase produces the protein MITNYILDQGSGTEAYIRDLAISLIELDRLPIVYTPRLGKFGRSMIYDGIPVIDDLSKLPVVPDVIHGHHWLETAAAAARFPHVPTIFFCHDAEAWHDTTLTLPNVVHYVGVDQACYDRIVIEGGISPDKVSLIVNGVKLEKFPVKTHFAETPRSVLCFGNGFNQHHLDIVRNAAPNMHVEGLGVSLNRFTSDPGRILPHFDIVLARGRCAREAIACGAATIATSVHGIAALVTPDNYDFQQRNNFGRRILTKAFTVENIRQEIERYDAAAISEVTSRHRRENSLENIVQQLTDLYDREKSRFSESAQPTFDSSVAVSQLLQWASLRANVVHQITPPEQAPVPLPSAPPEEPQSSEEPESPTVPVPKPKRSVPVRIARECKRVIRRTLNAASGSLTPNGPPAQQSE, from the coding sequence TTGATCACAAACTATATTCTTGATCAAGGCTCAGGTACTGAAGCATACATTCGCGACTTAGCCATCAGCTTGATAGAGCTTGATCGACTTCCTATCGTGTATACGCCTCGTCTCGGCAAATTCGGCCGAAGCATGATCTATGATGGCATTCCGGTCATCGATGACCTGTCTAAGCTGCCGGTCGTACCTGACGTTATCCATGGCCATCACTGGCTTGAAACAGCTGCGGCGGCTGCGCGTTTCCCCCACGTTCCAACAATATTCTTTTGCCATGATGCTGAGGCCTGGCACGATACAACCCTCACGCTTCCGAACGTTGTTCATTACGTCGGCGTCGATCAAGCTTGCTACGATCGGATTGTGATCGAGGGTGGCATTTCACCAGATAAAGTCTCGCTGATCGTCAACGGAGTAAAACTGGAAAAGTTCCCCGTTAAGACACACTTTGCCGAGACACCGCGGTCCGTTTTATGCTTTGGAAACGGCTTCAACCAGCATCATCTCGATATCGTCCGTAACGCCGCGCCGAACATGCATGTCGAAGGACTTGGCGTCAGTTTAAACCGCTTCACTTCCGATCCCGGACGCATTCTGCCTCACTTCGACATCGTACTTGCCCGCGGAAGATGTGCTCGCGAAGCGATCGCCTGCGGTGCCGCGACGATTGCTACGAGCGTTCACGGAATTGCCGCATTGGTAACGCCGGACAACTACGATTTTCAGCAAAGAAACAACTTCGGGCGACGCATCCTGACCAAGGCGTTTACTGTCGAGAATATCCGCCAAGAAATCGAGCGTTACGACGCCGCCGCCATAAGCGAGGTCACCTCGCGGCACCGCCGTGAGAATTCTCTCGAAAACATCGTGCAGCAGCTAACCGACTTGTACGACCGAGAGAAATCCAGGTTTTCCGAATCCGCCCAACCAACGTTCGATTCCTCCGTTGCCGTCTCGCAGCTCCTCCAATGGGCATCGCTTCGCGCCAACGTCGTTCACCAAATCACTCCTCCCGAACAAGCCCCAGTTCCACTCCCAAGCGCCCCTCCCGAGGAACCACAATCTTCGGAAGAACCAGAAAGCCCAACGGTTCCGGTTCCCAAGCCCAAGCGATCCGTCCCTGTGCGAATCGCTCGCGAATGCAAACGAGTCATCCGCCGAACCCTAAACGCCGCCTCCGGATCGCTGACACCTAACGGGCCACCAGCGCAGCAGTCCGAGTAA
- a CDS encoding DUF1559 domain-containing protein: MKSLLNSARPKTRDNFGFTLVELLVVIAIIGVLIALLLPAVQQAREAARRMQCTNHIKQLGLAVHNYHDTFGKLPYNASPKIPATGTTIYRGASWFVRLFPFIEQSAAYNQLEFSNDWTHQDIPNPNTDVLSGLVVDGLHCPSSPLPETATWDKHGIAYVAQRASYVGIKGSSIQGGTTSVASTAPNRNMYGQAYYNGVITDIDPDNSATTIRFASIIDGTSNTMFVSEQSDYQYDGIDKFDCTSSGYWGGAWAAGGSNSWSHNVTVLRYPIGAYKGNGNSAAYHSNVALTSAHPGGVMGGLADGSVRFISETINFATLTALCDREDGAVVGEY, from the coding sequence ATGAAGTCGCTTCTGAATTCTGCAAGGCCTAAAACGCGAGACAATTTCGGGTTTACGCTCGTCGAGTTGCTCGTCGTTATTGCCATTATTGGGGTGCTTATCGCCCTACTTTTGCCTGCTGTACAACAAGCCCGTGAAGCGGCTCGACGGATGCAATGCACCAACCACATAAAACAGCTAGGACTCGCCGTCCACAATTACCACGACACTTTTGGCAAGCTTCCGTATAACGCTTCTCCCAAAATTCCTGCCACTGGCACCACGATATACCGAGGCGCTTCATGGTTCGTTCGCTTGTTCCCATTTATCGAGCAGTCGGCCGCTTACAACCAGCTGGAATTCTCGAATGACTGGACACACCAGGACATCCCCAATCCAAACACGGATGTATTAAGTGGACTAGTCGTGGACGGCCTCCACTGTCCCTCAAGCCCTTTACCTGAAACAGCAACATGGGATAAGCATGGCATTGCCTATGTTGCGCAACGCGCTAGTTACGTCGGGATTAAAGGTTCAAGCATTCAAGGCGGAACAACTAGTGTAGCGTCAACAGCTCCTAATCGTAACATGTACGGACAAGCCTACTATAACGGAGTAATCACCGACATCGACCCAGATAATAGCGCTACAACCATTAGGTTTGCTTCGATCATCGATGGGACGAGCAACACAATGTTCGTAAGTGAACAGTCAGACTATCAGTATGACGGAATTGATAAATTTGACTGCACCTCATCTGGGTATTGGGGTGGTGCATGGGCTGCCGGTGGCTCGAACAGCTGGAGCCATAATGTGACTGTTCTTCGTTACCCAATCGGCGCTTACAAAGGGAATGGAAACAGTGCGGCCTACCACTCCAATGTTGCCTTAACTTCTGCACACCCTGGAGGCGTGATGGGAGGCTTGGCAGATGGCTCGGTGCGTTTCATTTCTGAAACAATTAACTTTGCCACGCTTACTGCGTTATGCGACCGCGAAGATGGGGCTGTTGTCGGTGAATACTAG
- a CDS encoding DUF1559 domain-containing protein: MVLQNSSNPRTRHSGFTLVELLVVIAIIGVLISLLLPAVQQAREAARRMQCQNNLKQIGLSLHNYHDTFNSLCSGNQGTINAAGDRYYGWGWTWHAAILPYLEQRALYDAIQGPDGYGNESGGTSSGKPLIVQETVVNVFWCPSQEEVSPGPQKYGDKEQPSNYNGNMGTRIGNGGDNCTDGASTLAEMQNSDWGCMNGNGIFYPASKTRFGDVRDGLSNTIFVSEVVDTGGEAMGHFSGGCDRHAMFAGGADSNPPTEMTEYLIAAEGNDPINGGAEEAAGSWHTGGAHFLMGDGAVRFLSENMDMATYQGLSTRRGGEVLGEF, from the coding sequence ATGGTCCTCCAAAATTCATCGAATCCACGGACACGTCACAGCGGTTTTACGCTCGTCGAATTACTGGTCGTTATTGCGATCATCGGTGTCCTTATTAGCCTGCTTCTGCCTGCTGTTCAGCAAGCTCGTGAAGCGGCTCGTCGAATGCAGTGTCAGAACAACCTGAAACAGATCGGGCTGTCGCTGCACAACTATCACGACACATTCAACAGCCTCTGCTCCGGCAACCAAGGAACGATCAATGCCGCTGGCGATCGATACTATGGCTGGGGCTGGACATGGCACGCAGCGATTCTGCCGTACCTGGAACAACGAGCGCTTTACGACGCCATTCAGGGTCCAGACGGATATGGCAACGAATCGGGCGGCACCTCTTCCGGCAAGCCACTGATCGTCCAAGAAACCGTCGTCAACGTGTTCTGGTGTCCTTCCCAGGAAGAAGTCAGCCCAGGCCCACAGAAGTATGGCGATAAAGAACAGCCATCGAACTACAACGGCAACATGGGTACCCGAATCGGCAACGGCGGCGACAACTGCACCGATGGAGCATCGACTCTCGCCGAAATGCAGAACAGCGATTGGGGCTGTATGAACGGCAACGGTATCTTCTACCCGGCCAGCAAGACGCGTTTCGGCGACGTGCGTGACGGTCTCTCGAACACGATCTTCGTTAGCGAAGTGGTCGACACCGGCGGCGAAGCAATGGGCCATTTTAGCGGCGGCTGCGACCGACACGCTATGTTCGCTGGGGGTGCCGACAGCAATCCACCGACGGAAATGACCGAATACCTGATCGCCGCTGAAGGCAACGATCCAATCAACGGTGGTGCCGAAGAAGCAGCTGGTAGCTGGCACACCGGCGGAGCTCACTTCCTGATGGGTGACGGTGCAGTCCGCTTCCTGTCGGAAAACATGGACATGGCAACCTACCAAGGGCTGAGCACGCGTCGCGGTGGCGAAGTCCTCGGCGAGTTCTAA
- a CDS encoding lysophospholipid acyltransferase family protein codes for MRPKLVVDYLVYVTVRLFICAVQATPLSVCAQISKFLAWLANDIFKIRGKLLDSNLKHAFPELSPQERHKLARRSWYHLCLMVCEIAHAPRKLHDTNWHKFITMKNIHIQIEQALGRRPVVVLLGHFGNFEVMGYCTGMLGFPTYTVARPLDNPFLHKYLEEFRSATGQIILPKQGSAPYIEEVLKQNGTLALLCDQNAGPKGCWVEFLNRPASYHKAISVFSMTSGAPLVFLYMRRTGGPLQFEFGVEGIYDPAECDEPKGVKEVTQWYNEMLERVVRRDPEQYWWVHNRWKDDRPAKRREKEAKRKEAAKLAQAA; via the coding sequence ATGAGGCCCAAGCTTGTTGTTGATTATCTGGTCTATGTGACCGTTCGTCTATTTATCTGTGCGGTGCAAGCCACGCCTCTCTCGGTCTGTGCTCAGATCTCGAAATTCCTGGCCTGGCTCGCCAACGACATTTTCAAGATCCGCGGCAAGCTGCTCGACTCGAACTTGAAGCATGCGTTTCCTGAACTCTCGCCGCAAGAACGCCACAAGCTGGCTCGCCGAAGTTGGTATCACCTTTGTCTGATGGTGTGCGAAATCGCCCACGCGCCGCGAAAGCTGCACGACACCAACTGGCACAAGTTCATCACAATGAAGAACATTCACATCCAGATCGAGCAGGCCCTCGGCCGCCGTCCGGTGGTGGTGCTGCTCGGACACTTCGGCAACTTTGAAGTGATGGGCTATTGCACGGGGATGCTCGGCTTCCCGACGTACACGGTGGCCCGGCCGCTGGACAATCCTTTTCTGCATAAGTATCTGGAAGAGTTCCGCAGCGCTACCGGGCAGATCATTCTGCCGAAGCAAGGAAGTGCTCCGTACATTGAAGAGGTGCTGAAACAGAACGGCACGTTGGCGCTGCTGTGCGATCAAAATGCCGGACCGAAAGGGTGCTGGGTCGAGTTTCTCAATCGGCCTGCTTCGTACCACAAAGCAATCAGCGTGTTCTCGATGACCAGCGGCGCGCCGTTGGTGTTCCTCTATATGCGTCGCACCGGCGGCCCTCTGCAGTTCGAGTTCGGCGTCGAAGGAATCTACGACCCTGCCGAGTGTGACGAACCCAAAGGGGTGAAAGAGGTAACGCAGTGGTATAACGAAATGCTCGAGCGCGTCGTTCGCCGCGACCCGGAACAATACTGGTGGGTCCACAACCGCTGGAAAGACGACCGCCCCGCAAAGCGCCGAGAAAAAGAAGCCAAACGAAAAGAAGCCGCCAAACTAGCCCAAGCGGCGTAG
- a CDS encoding carboxypeptidase-like regulatory domain-containing protein: MYQLSRILFLLFFSLSLLGCSSNQYDMNFVEGVVTMDGSPLPNARVTFTPKDGRPSYGITDDSGHYELRYIRDIMGAEAGQHTVSITTEHKAPPVTAPPVEQPPEKIPPRYNRGTTLSASVQKGENQFNFDLESTKR; this comes from the coding sequence ATGTACCAATTATCGCGGATTTTGTTCTTACTATTTTTCTCGCTTTCGTTGCTGGGTTGTAGCTCCAATCAATATGACATGAACTTTGTCGAAGGAGTTGTGACCATGGATGGCAGTCCCTTGCCCAATGCTCGGGTCACGTTTACACCGAAAGATGGCCGACCATCCTATGGCATAACAGATGATAGTGGCCACTACGAGCTACGTTATATTCGTGACATCATGGGCGCTGAAGCTGGACAACATACAGTCTCTATCACGACCGAGCATAAAGCTCCGCCTGTTACTGCTCCTCCCGTCGAACAGCCACCAGAGAAGATCCCTCCACGCTACAATCGCGGCACAACTCTAAGTGCAAGCGTCCAGAAAGGCGAGAATCAGTTTAATTTCGACCTTGAATCGACGAAGCGTTAG
- a CDS encoding type II secretion system protein GspG: MAIGIWTATKAVGREHAVDLLAWQSRPLETSHQASPKGVEMRYLCFCAVIAMALVGCEVETRVSPRDLTITNITACKHRIHLFAKAENRLPDSLEELPTRHGYLDSTDDGWGKPLLYQVFSDGTLSIRSLGADFQEGGKGSNQDLEIVMRWRDEDGNFIVKDPNWQVVSQLTNY; this comes from the coding sequence ATGGCAATAGGTATATGGACAGCGACGAAGGCTGTCGGCAGGGAGCACGCTGTAGATTTGCTGGCATGGCAAAGTCGCCCACTCGAAACGTCCCATCAGGCTTCTCCTAAAGGCGTTGAGATGCGTTACCTATGCTTCTGCGCCGTGATTGCGATGGCTCTTGTTGGGTGCGAGGTAGAGACAAGAGTATCACCACGAGACCTAACGATAACGAATATCACCGCGTGCAAACATCGGATTCATTTGTTTGCCAAAGCAGAAAATCGATTGCCTGATTCCCTCGAGGAGTTGCCGACGCGGCACGGGTATTTGGATTCTACTGATGATGGTTGGGGAAAGCCGCTTCTGTATCAGGTTTTTTCAGATGGGACGCTGTCTATTCGAAGTCTCGGTGCGGACTTTCAAGAAGGTGGAAAAGGAAGCAATCAGGATCTGGAGATTGTCATGAGATGGAGAGACGAGGATGGAAATTTCATCGTTAAAGATCCCAATTGGCAAGTAGTGAGTCAATTGACCAACTATTGA
- a CDS encoding Ig-like domain-containing protein, which produces MKSIQAGRLAMALSVIFLCLSGCGGPSDQPDLGQVQGTVTFDGKPLSGVVVVFQPDVGRPAHGRTDSEGKYDLTYIRTTRGTKIGHNRVEIAPSEEDDDPAEELVDPDTVKPKRQRKSGKPKIPARYNRKSELEADVKPGENTFDFELTS; this is translated from the coding sequence ATGAAATCGATCCAAGCTGGTCGCTTAGCGATGGCCTTGTCGGTGATTTTTCTGTGCTTGTCCGGCTGTGGTGGTCCCAGCGATCAACCTGACTTAGGCCAAGTGCAAGGAACCGTCACATTCGACGGAAAACCACTCAGCGGCGTTGTCGTTGTCTTTCAACCAGACGTCGGACGACCTGCCCACGGCCGTACAGACTCCGAAGGCAAGTACGACCTGACTTACATTCGTACCACGCGCGGGACAAAAATCGGCCACAACCGCGTCGAAATCGCCCCAAGCGAAGAAGACGACGATCCAGCCGAAGAGCTTGTCGACCCCGACACCGTCAAACCCAAACGTCAACGCAAGTCGGGCAAGCCAAAAATTCCCGCTCGCTACAACCGTAAGAGCGAACTGGAAGCCGACGTGAAGCCAGGCGAAAACACTTTCGACTTTGAACTAACGTCGTAG